A genomic segment from Corylus avellana chromosome ca5, CavTom2PMs-1.0 encodes:
- the LOC132180581 gene encoding pentatricopeptide repeat-containing protein At4g39620, chloroplastic has product MLQNLSSHFSTFPSSFAHYSSQNYSLLQPWPLQKRLTTRISCISTRPKRKTASKSERSEAEELVRVLMRNMSGKEPPLRTLSKYAKVVRTEHCFLLFEELGKSDKWLQCLEVFRWMQKQRWYIADNGVYSKLISVMGKKGQIRMAMWLFSEMRNSGCRADTSVYNSLITAHLHSRDKAKALDKALMYFEKMKGIEWCNPNIVTYNILLRAFALARNVERVNALFKDLDESIISSDIYTYNGVMDAYGKNGMIREMEGVLSRMKSNQCKPDLITFNLLIDSYGKKQEFDKMEQVFKSLLRSKEKPTLPTFNSMITNYGKARLREKAEHVFKKMRDMGYSPSFITCESLIMMYGFCDCVSRARDIFDGMVQSGREVKVSTLNAMLDVYCMNGLPMEAHMLFQSAKGIGLNPNSSTYKLLYKAYTKANMKELLQKLLKHMDRDGIVPNKRFFLEALGAFGSGPASTDITSAKTVVSSPHDSSKT; this is encoded by the exons ATGCTCCAAAATCTGTCATCCCACTTCTCTACATTCCCTTCTTCATTCGCCCATTATTCCTCACAAAATTACAGTCTTCTCCAGCCATGGCCTCTTCAGAAGAGACTCACGACCCGAATATCTTGCATATCGACCCGACCCAAGAGGAAAACGGCCTCCAAGAGCGAGAGGTCGGAGGCTGAAGAGCTGGTCCGGGTGCTGATGAGGAATATGAGTGGGAAAGAGCCACCGTTGAGGACTCTGAGTAAGTACGCGAAGGTTGTGAGAACTGAGCACTGTTTTCTTCTGTTTGAGGAGCTTGGCAAGAGTGACAAGTGGCTTCAATGCCTTGAG GTGTTCAGATGGATGCAGAAACAACGATGGTACATTGCTGATAATGGTGTTTATTCGAAATTGATATCGGTTATGGGTAAGAAAGGCCAAATCCGGATGGCCATGTGGCTTTTCTCTGAGATGCGTAATAGTGGGTGCCGGGCCGACACTTCTGTATACAATTCACTCATCACAGCCCACCTTCACTCGCGGGACAAAGCAAAGGCTTTGGACAAAGCTCTCATGTACTTTGAAAAGATGAAAGGAATTGAGTGGTGTAATCCCAACATTGTAACATACAACATTCTTTTGAGAGCTTTTGCTCTAGCTCGGAATGTCGAACGTGTTAATGCTTTGTTTAAAGATCTTGATGAGAGCATTATTTCCTCTGATATTTATACCTATAATGGCGTCATGGATGCATATGGGAAAAATGGGATGATTAGAGAAATGGAAGGCGTGCTTTCTCGCATGAAAAGTAATCAGTGTAAGCCTGATTTAAtcacttttaatttattgattgatTCGTATGGGAAGAAGCAAGAATTTGATAAGATGGAACAAGTGTTTAAGAGCTTATTGCGCTCCAAGGAGAAACCAACACTGCCTACATTTAATTCAATGATAACTAATTATGGGAAGGCGCGACTCAGGGAGAAAGCAGAACATGTTTTCAAAAAGATGAGGGATATGGGATACAGCCCAAGCTTCATCACTTGTGAGAGTCTTATCATGATGTATGGATTTTGTGACTGTGTTTCTAGAGCTAGGGATATATTTGATGGGATGGTTCAATCTGGGAGGGAGGTGAAGGTTTCAACCCTTAATGCCATGCTTGATGTTTACTGTATGAATGGTTTGCCCATGGAAGCTCATATGCTTTTCCAGAGTGCGAAAGGTATAGGTTTAAACCCAAATTCATCAACGTATAAACTTCTTTACAAGGCTTACACTAAAGCCAACATGAAGGAGCTTTTACAGAAGTTGTTGAAGCATATGGACAGAGATGGTATTGTCCCTAATAAGAGGTTCTTCTTGGAGGCTTTGGGAGCTTTTGGGTCTGGACCAGCAAGTACGGACATTACAAGTGCCAAGACTGTTGTCAGCAGTCCACATGATAGTTCAAAAACATAG
- the LOC132181233 gene encoding ADP-ribosylation factor-like protein 8c — protein MGLWDSLLNWLRSLFFKQEMELSLVGLQNAGKTSLVNAIATGGYTEDMIPTVGFNMRKVTKGNVTIKLWDLGGQRRFRTMWERYCRGVSAILYVVDAADRDSVPISRSELHDLLMKPSLSGIPLLVLANKIDKSEALSQQAMVDQLGLESIKDREVCCYMISCKDSINIDVVIDWLIKHSKTAK, from the exons ATGGGTCTGTGGGATTCCTTGCTCAATTGGCTCCGGAG CTTATTCTTTAAACAGGAAATGGAACTTTCCCTCGTTGGCCTTCAGAATGCAGGAAAGACATCTCTTGTCAATGCCATTGCT ACAGGGGGCTACACTGAGGACATGATTCCAACT GTTGGATTCAATATGCGAAAAGTTACGAAGGGGAATGTAACAATCAAGCTTTGGGACCTTGGAGGTCAAAGGAGGTTCCGTACAATGTGGGAGCGTTACTGCCGCGGTGTTTCTGCAATTCT GTATGTAGTTGATGCTGCTGATAGAGATAGTGTTCCCATATCTCGAAGTGAGCTACATGACCTCTTGATGAAACCTTCCTTAAGTGGAATTCCTTTGCTTGTTCTTGCAAACAAAATTGACAAGTCAGAAGCTCTTTCCCAGCAAGCAATGGTGGATCAGCT AGGCCTTGAATCAATTAAAGACAGAGAGGTCTGCTGCTATATGATCTCGTGCAAGGATTCCATAAACATAGATGTTGTCATTGATTGGCTTATCAAGCACTCAAAAACAGCAAAATGA